DNA from Pajaroellobacter abortibovis:
GTCGGTAGGGGTGAGTGACCGGCAGAGCAAGTGGAGCGCACTACCAGTCAGCAGAACAGCGAGGGGGAGCTGTACTTCTTCTTCAAGAATAAAACCTCCTCTGAAGTTAGCTTACGCCACTCTCCAGGCTGGAGGCCTCCTGCACTGATTCCCGCAAATGACAGCCGAGTGAGGTGTATGACCAGAAATCCCGTGGCTTTTCCCATACGGTGGATCTGCCGATTCCGCCCTTCCGTCAAAGTGAGCAAAAACCAGGTTTTCCTTTCCCCATACCGCACATGAGAAACTTTCGCAGGGTGAGTGATCCCATCTTCCAAACGGACTCCACGGCACCACTTTTCGAGATCCTGTTCTTTCATATGCCCATGAACTTTAACGCGATACACCTTCGGAACGGCTTGTCGGGGATGGAGTAAACGATAAGCAAAATCTCCGTCATTGGTTGCAAGCAGCACCCCACTTGTCGTGTAATCGAGTCGTCCTATTGGATAAGCACGCGCACCAACCTGACTCAACAGGTCAGCCACAGTAGGACGACCTTGCGGGTCGTGCATTGTGGCTACAACCCCCCTGGGTTTATAGAGAACAAGATAGACTTGCTGTTCCGCCTGAACCTGTTGACCATCGACTTCAATCCGAGCATATCGCGCATCCACCTTAATACCGAGCTCGTTCACAAGGGAGCCATTGACTCGTACTCTTCCGGAGCGAATCAAAAGCTCAGCATGACGCCGAGATGCTATCCCCCCTCGAGCCAATATTTTCTGGAGTCGCTCTACCATCATAGTGAAATATTTTTTCGCCCCTTCTCAAAGCACTAGCTCACCCAAGCGAGCTGTTGTAACAAAACAACCATGCAACATATCGAAAAACCGTGGGGATATGAATTAATTTGGGCAAGCACAAAGCATTACGTAGGAAAAATCCTTCATATTCGAGCTGGTCATTGCTTGTCTAGACAGTACCATAATCGAAAAGAAGAGACTTTTCTCGTGCAACAAGGGGAGATGGATCTAGAGATCGGACAAGGATCTGAACTCAAAATCATTTCCATGAAAGCGCTCGACCGCTTTCACTGCCCCCCCAAAACCATTCACAGGATGATCGCACGGACGGATGTAGATGTAATCGAAGTTTCAACGCACGAGCTAGATGATGTGGTCCGTCTCGAAGACCGCTACGGCCGCAGCTCTTCCTAGCTTTCTTCCCGATCGCTTATCTCCCCTTATCAACCGAAACCAGCTCGACGGACCGAACGACCGACTTTCCCTTCCATCCCAAGCGCAAATAGATCGGATTGCTCAAGGATGAACAGATCCCCTCCCGCAACGCGCGTATAGAGGAGCGCCCCTTCTCGACGCAGAGCTACAATTCGCCCCACCACCAGAGGAGCCCCCTGCCGTCCAGCATACAGAGTCAAGTGTGTCCCCTCTGGAAGGACATCCCAGCCCTCTTCATCCACCGCGGTGTTGAATTTCTTTAAAATCGCTTCAAGATGTTCCGTAATCATAAGCCCACCGTTTTTTTGAGTGATTCCCTATACCTATAAGCCTACAGGTTACTGTTTTTCTTCGCACAATCGATGTGCCACTCCTCTTAAGGGGAGAAAGGTATACCCCGATTTTTGGATCCTATGAAACGTCTCCTTGAAAATCTGACGTTTGAGTTGCCAGTCGATTCGAAGATCAGGCTGATAGCTGGCAAGAGACTTCAACCCATCCGATTGATCAAGCAGATCAATGCCATGGAACTCCAAATTGATCACGGGCTCACCTAGACACATGCTGGTCAAAAGACCAGCCACATTCTTCCCTATTTTCGGCCCTCCCAATACCAAAGAAGTTCCAAAATAGGGGAGACGGAGAAAGGGAGTGACTTGAATAGGGAGTTCCAGAATCCCGTCCCCTCGCTTCCAATAGGGCTTCCCAACGCGATAGGGCCTCCTCGGAGAGCAGAGAACAAATGGGGTATCCAAGATTGTGCGACTCAAACGGCCTCGCAGTTTCATCCACCCAAGGACAGCCGCTTTCACCCCATAATAAGAAGGACAAGGGAATACAGAGGAATCATAAAGAAGCCCTTCGTCTTCGAGCACACGGTACACCGAATCCGTAATGGTATATCCAGGGGAACGGAAGCCTACTGGCCTTTCCCCTATCACCTGCTCAATTGCAGAGGATCCCCCTCGAATCTGAGCAAGCACCTCCTCTCGAGAGAGTCGAGTCAGGCAATAGAGATGATCAAGGGTATGGTTAGCAATCTCGTGCCCTTCTTCATGGGCGAGACGAATGGCCATTGCATTTTTATCAAGTGTCAGATTGGCACCAACAGCAAAAAAGGTACAAGGGATGTCCAATTCCTCGGCAAGCGCTCGCCAACGCATGAGTCCTTTCTCATAGACAGCATGAGCGTTGAACTCCTCACATGAAGGGATCCCGTGGATCCCTTCATAGTGAACGATCTCATCCAGATCAATACCGACAGCACAAAGACGCATCAATCGACAACGACAACAAGGGAATTTATATTAGCTTAGCAACCTCTTCTACAAAGTCATCTGCCTTCCTTTCAATCCCTTCTCCCAGCTCATAGCGAAGGAACTGATGGATTGTGACGGGCCCGTCAAGATTCTTCTCGAGCTTCTCCTTAACTTGACGAACCGTCTGACTGGACTTGATAATGCTGTCCTGACTAAGCAGGCTCATCTCTGCAAGCCACTTGGTCATCTTCCCCTGGACGACCTTCGGCCATTTGTCTTCATCTTGAACCTCTGTCTTGATCTGCTCCAAAAAGATCTCCCGCTGTTTATATATCGATTTTAGATCGATCCCATCTTGATCGATCGCAAGAGGATTCATGGAAGCGATTTGCATCGCGACGTGATCCGCAAAAGAGAGGAACTCTTCATGCGTTGCAGCTTCAGGGCTAGGAGCTTCTACATGAAGAAGGACACCGATGCGTCCCCCACCATGCACATAAGCATAAATGTATCCCCCTGCTGCTTCCGTACGGAAAGAATGCCAGCGGCGGATCACCACATTTTCCCCTGTATCCGCGATCATCTTTTGACGCGCATCGGCTAGGACCTTGCCATCCCCCCACGGCTGGGATTCTAAGTCATCCTGAAGATTTAGGCGCCCTGCAATATCCACAACCTTCTGAACAAATTCCACAAATGCGGGGCTTCGCGCCACGAAGTCTGTCTGACAATTCACTTCAAGGAGAACACCGCGTTTGTGATCCTGAGAAACAAAAGCACTCACTTGCCCTTCTGCGGCGATTCGCCCAGCACGGGATGCAGCCTTAACAATCCCTTTCTTTAAAATGATCTCGACAGCTTTATCGATATCCCCTTCTGCTTCGATCAGCGCATTTTTGCAATCGCTCATCCCCGCGCCAGTTCGTTCGCGGAGCTCTTTTAAGGCAGCAGTATTGATTCGTGGCTGTGACATAGTATCTCCCTTTTCGTTTCTTGGATAAGGTTCGATCGTTTGACGTAATATCGCGATTTAGGCAGTTCTTTCTCGGTTAACCAGCTGAACAGAAGGGATCCCCTCTGCTCGTGCGCAACCTTTCTGCTCTCCATGCACCCCGCGATCTGCGCCTTCCTCGCGATTCAATGTGTCCTTTCGCTGCTGCGTGCCTGCAAGGATCGCATCGGTAAGACAAGAGGTAATCAGTTTGATTGAACGGATTGCATCATCATTGCCCGGAATCATCCAATCGATCTGATCTGGATTGCAGTTGGTATCGGTGATCGCAACAACAGGAATGCACATTTTTTTTGCTTCTCTCACCGCATTCTGCTCGAGAGCAGGGTCAATCACAAACAATGCATGCGGCAAGGAGCCCATGTTCTTGAGGCCCCCCAAGTATTTCTCAAATCTCTCTCTCTCTTTCTCTAAACGGGAGACCTCCTTTTTGGAGAACTGTTGATATGTACCATCTTCCTTCATGCGCTCTAATTGACGATGTCGCTCGAGCCCTTGCTTGATCGTCCAGAAGTTGGTCAGCGTTCCTCCTAGCCACCGATGGACCACAAATGAAGAGCCAGAGCGGATCGCTTCCTCTTGAATGATTTCCTGCGCTTGTTTTTTCGTTCCCACCATAAGTACATGGCCTCCACGGGCAACGGTCTCTTCGAGAAAGGCAAATGCACGGGCCAAAAGGTAGGCGGTTTGATCCAAGTCCAAGATATGGACGCCGTTGCGAACCCCATAGATAAAGGGTGCCATTTTAGGATTCCACCGTTTGGTTTGATGGCCAAAATGAACACCCGCATCCAGCAAAGCTTGGATAGAAAGCGGGAGTTGAGGGGGTTCAGAAGTGTGAAGAGGTGATGTTTCTACAGATTCGGTCATGGGCGCGCAGTTCCTTTCGGTTAAACCTCCGCCTTCTGCTGCAGCCAGCAAATCTCATCAAATGAGGGTTGCACCGAGCCACAACGATGCGCATCAAGGCGTGTGGATTGAATTGAGAGTATGAAGCAAAAATACTCTTTCTCTTTATGCTATTCTAGCGATTTAGAAAAGATCAAAAGAGCGGGTGGGGAGCTAAAGAAGGGATAGACTCTTCCCGTTGGAGGGAATTAAGCAGAGAAATCTCCTTCTTGAAAGGAATGTTGGGATCGCGAGGAGCTGTCTCCAAAACGGCTGGGAGATGGTTAAATCGATCATCGCGACCAAGCCTCCAGAAAAGAGGTAACCCGAGATGCCCCTTTCCGATATTCTCGTGTCGATCTACCCGCGACCCTAGAGGTTTTTTGGAATCATTAAGATGGAAAGCGCAAAGAGAAGCGAGCCCCACAACACGATTAAATTCATCAAAAGTGGCCTGATAACCCTCTGCCGTAGACAAATCATACCCAGCCGCAAATGCATGCTGCGTATCAAAACAGATTCCGATTCGATCACGCCATGAAACCCTCTCAAGTATCTGAGCGAGCTCTTCAAAACGATGACCGAGACAGGTCCCTTGACCTGCTGTATTTTCAAGCAAAAGGCGAACGTTAAGGCATGTAACATGCCCCTCTATTTGATTGAGGGCTGCAGCAACACGCGCTACTCCGGCTTGAATCCCCAATCCCATGTGAGCTCCTGGATGCAACACGACAAAATGGATACCAAGCGCCTCAGAACGGATCATCTCCGCGATCAAAGCTTTTTGGGATCGCTCCCATACGTCTTCTTTTTGAGCAGCCAAATTGATCAAATAGTTAGCGTGCGTCAGCAAAGGGAGAGCCCCCATCTTTTTATGTTCACTTCGAAAGAGAGCAATTTTCTTTTCTCCTAGAGAAGGCTCCCTCCACGAGTTCGAATTCTTCGTGAAGAGTTGAATCGCCTGACACGCATCCACGCGACCCCGCTCCAATGCGCATACAACCCCACCTTCAATTGATTCATGAGCTCCAAAAAGCATAATTGTTGACCCTTTCTTCACCAAAACTCCACAATACTTCTTTACTCACTTTTTCTACTTTTTCATCTGACTCAAGCATTTTAGAGACATCTCTTTATTAAAAATGATCGGATCGAATCTCACCGATCCCATTTCCACTGTTAGTCACCATGCCCCCTCCACGAATCCCTCTTTGTGCTCTTTCGCAATTCTCCAGAACCCGCCATTTCTCTACTCCAACAGATCTGTCACAAACAACTTCTAGACTACACATACGTCCAAAATGCCTCAGAAGACTTCACTCAGATCGTCCCGACCAAATACCAAGCAGATTTCGCCACGCTCCTTCACGATCGAGCTTACACCCCAATCCATGCTATCATTGTCGAAGTCCAACTTCTACCGCGACCCTAACAAACGCTTTTCCTGGTCCGCTTATCTCATCAACCCCCGCGCCCATTTCCACTGTCCCACTTCCCTACTGGTCATCGCCCCCCCAACTCCACTCGCCCAGTGGTGCAACGTATCGATCCATATGGGACATCCTAACTTTATCTTTTCACCCATTGTCCTAGACCCCTATCTCATTCCGTCTACCACTCATCCGTCAGATACTGATAAGGCTCCAGGACTTGCTGTCCTTCCCTCCATGATCCATGGCCACCTCGACATCGCTCTTGCTTCCCTTGCCGCCATCAAAAACATCGACGAGGAACGGAGCCGACTGTATGCTGACTCTTATTCTGGCTCCCCTCAATCAACACGCTCAACTTGCACTGGAGACAATTACGAACTCAGGACAGTACCAACACCAAAGCGAATTCGCAAAATGCCTCTTCTCAAAAGGAAAAATCGAAAGCCAAAAACAAAGAAGAGCAGAAGGAGAGGTATCCCCCAACACCTCCAAAATCATATCCTCCATTGCCCTAACCTCGATCAGCTTGACCACTAGCTACAACGCGCCTTCCTCATCCACCCCCCACCAACCTCCCCGAAGAGATCGGTTAAACAGTATCTGAGGATTTTGATGAGTCAGCAAAGGACGCGAATACACTCTCAAAAGTGAGCTCGGAGTCTACGGCTACGGGATAGTCAAAAGGAAGGGGGAGGGCTTTGAGCTGGGTTGCTTTACGGCCTGCCAGATGGAGAGCTTGATGGAGAAAGGCCGAAGACGAGGGTAACAGATAGTGCAGTGGTGAAGACATACCAGCAGTTAGCCCTCTGCCCCCAACTGAGCAAGAGAAGCAGCTAACCTTGGAATCCTGTGTTGCAGAAAGCCGCTCTTTCTTGGTCGTTAAATAGACAGGAGGATCGAGTACAATGAGGTCAAATTGGCCTTTCTTCATACGCATCCTAGCTAACTAAGCAAATACGTCCTCTGCGTAAAACGAATGGCGATCACACAGCACACCTAACCTTTCCAACTGCTGATATCCTCGCTCTAAAACCGAGGCAGAGGCATCTACACTGACCGTGCACTCTACTCCCCCCAAGGGAAAAGCAAGGGTGAAACCACAGGTATAGGCAAATAGATTGAGTACTAAGCGCCCCTGAGCGAGCTCATGCACCCGCTGTCGACTTAGCCGCTGGTCTAAAAATAAGTCTGTTGATAATCCATCCCGAAGATAAACCTGATGAGGAATTCCCCCTTCCATGATTATCAGCTCTTTTGCTGCAGCCCCTGTTCCCATAAACGTGAGGAGCATAGGCATCGATCTCGCCTCCCTGGATCCAATTAGGCTGCTTAAGGCAGACCTTCAAACAGATCCCTTCAAAACCAAAAGAATAGAGCACATCAAGCACCTGCTCAAGACGACCTCCCCCCTCTTGCCAAATGCTTCCTCTTCTTTAACAAAGCCTCGGCAAGGCGTCCCCCTCTTCATGCACCAAACGGAAAGCATTGGTCTCTCCCCCCTTAGATCCATACACGGCCAAACGAAAACGGCGTTGGATCGCT
Protein-coding regions in this window:
- a CDS encoding pseudouridine synthase yields the protein MMVERLQKILARGGIASRRHAELLIRSGRVRVNGSLVNELGIKVDARYARIEVDGQQVQAEQQVYLVLYKPRGVVATMHDPQGRPTVADLLSQVGARAYPIGRLDYTTSGVLLATNDGDFAYRLLHPRQAVPKVYRVKVHGHMKEQDLEKWCRGVRLEDGITHPAKVSHVRYGERKTWFLLTLTEGRNRQIHRMGKATGFLVIHLTRLSFAGISAGGLQPGEWRKLTSEEVLFLKKKYSSPSLFC
- a CDS encoding cupin; amino-acid sequence: MQHIEKPWGYELIWASTKHYVGKILHIRAGHCLSRQYHNRKEETFLVQQGEMDLEIGQGSELKIISMKALDRFHCPPKTIHRMIARTDVDVIEVSTHELDDVVRLEDRYGRSSS
- a CDS encoding polysaccharide deacetylase family protein — translated: MRLCAVGIDLDEIVHYEGIHGIPSCEEFNAHAVYEKGLMRWRALAEELDIPCTFFAVGANLTLDKNAMAIRLAHEEGHEIANHTLDHLYCLTRLSREEVLAQIRGGSSAIEQVIGERPVGFRSPGYTITDSVYRVLEDEGLLYDSSVFPCPSYYGVKAAVLGWMKLRGRLSRTILDTPFVLCSPRRPYRVGKPYWKRGDGILELPIQVTPFLRLPYFGTSLVLGGPKIGKNVAGLLTSMCLGEPVINLEFHGIDLLDQSDGLKSLASYQPDLRIDWQLKRQIFKETFHRIQKSGYTFLPLRGVAHRLCEEKQ
- the tsf gene encoding translation elongation factor Ts, with translation MSQPRINTAALKELRERTGAGMSDCKNALIEAEGDIDKAVEIILKKGIVKAASRAGRIAAEGQVSAFVSQDHKRGVLLEVNCQTDFVARSPAFVEFVQKVVDIAGRLNLQDDLESQPWGDGKVLADARQKMIADTGENVVIRRWHSFRTEAAGGYIYAYVHGGGRIGVLLHVEAPSPEAATHEEFLSFADHVAMQIASMNPLAIDQDGIDLKSIYKQREIFLEQIKTEVQDEDKWPKVVQGKMTKWLAEMSLLSQDSIIKSSQTVRQVKEKLEKNLDGPVTIHQFLRYELGEGIERKADDFVEEVAKLI
- the rpsB gene encoding 30S ribosomal protein S2, which produces MTESVETSPLHTSEPPQLPLSIQALLDAGVHFGHQTKRWNPKMAPFIYGVRNGVHILDLDQTAYLLARAFAFLEETVARGGHVLMVGTKKQAQEIIQEEAIRSGSSFVVHRWLGGTLTNFWTIKQGLERHRQLERMKEDGTYQQFSKKEVSRLEKERERFEKYLGGLKNMGSLPHALFVIDPALEQNAVREAKKMCIPVVAITDTNCNPDQIDWMIPGNDDAIRSIKLITSCLTDAILAGTQQRKDTLNREEGADRGVHGEQKGCARAEGIPSVQLVNRERTA
- a CDS encoding deoxyribonuclease IV produces the protein MKKGSTIMLFGAHESIEGGVVCALERGRVDACQAIQLFTKNSNSWREPSLGEKKIALFRSEHKKMGALPLLTHANYLINLAAQKEDVWERSQKALIAEMIRSEALGIHFVVLHPGAHMGLGIQAGVARVAAALNQIEGHVTCLNVRLLLENTAGQGTCLGHRFEELAQILERVSWRDRIGICFDTQHAFAAGYDLSTAEGYQATFDEFNRVVGLASLCAFHLNDSKKPLGSRVDRHENIGKGHLGLPLFWRLGRDDRFNHLPAVLETAPRDPNIPFKKEISLLNSLQREESIPSLAPHPLF
- a CDS encoding class I SAM-dependent methyltransferase — its product is MPMLLTFMGTGAAAKELIIMEGGIPHQVYLRDGLSTDLFLDQRLSRQRVHELAQGRLVLNLFAYTCGFTLAFPLGGVECTVSVDASASVLERGYQQLERLGVLCDRHSFYAEDVFA